The following are encoded together in the Zygosaccharomyces rouxii strain CBS732 chromosome C complete sequence genome:
- the ALR1 gene encoding Mg(2+) transporter ALR1 (similar to uniprot|Q08269 Saccharomyces cerevisiae YOL130W ALR1 Plasma membrane Mg(2+) transporter expression and turnover are regulated by Mg(2+) concentration overexpression confers increased tolerance to Al(3+) and Ga(3+) ions and similar to YFL050C uniprot|P43553 Saccharomyces cerevisiae YFL050C ALR2 Probable Mg(2+)transporter; overexpression confers increased tolerance to Al(3+) and Ga(3+) ions), with amino-acid sequence MSESSNRTESRPSSELAHTDSLASSMVSMDTDEHHELYDHRRQPDHLPVVAGVVSAPSNMEDRSRAGSSASSSRPQMAKIGSHLGRQGTQPQQPSAQRRASFDTDNSQASRDSQETEEDVCFPMPPQLHTRVNGIDFDDMEEFARESQQANQMLMRQNRDFENMRQGLEPVTNRNNTDDPAGGNDNDGSGDNRVGGSSTSTFASSPSSSAALKYTPRPAIKSAISTGEYNNSNTQAPGISFGNNKVEEDEFDVKKGSAPPEYELQEELYEPEFVAPDRFSFFSSESEETVHATSIPGLTKPGQAFAELFRNGEPTWWLDCSCPTDDEMRCIAKAFGIHPLTAEDIRMQETREKVELFKSYYFVCFHTFESDHESQDFLEPINVYIVVFRSGVLTFHFGPISHCANVRRRVRQLRDYVNVNSDWLCYALIDDITDSFAPVIQSLEYEADAIEDSVFMARDLDFSRMLQRIGESRRKTMTLMRLLSGKADVIKMFAKRCQDEANGIGPALTSQINIANLQSGGINNNKINHNFANTIQPRGDIALYLGDIQDHLLTMFQNLSAYEKIFSRSHSNYLAQLQVESFNSNNKVTEMLGKVTTLGTMLVPLNLITGLFGMNVRVPGVDAKGLGWWFGILGVMIFLGISAWFGASYWIKRIDPPRTLNDAAESGARSVISGFLPRGRRGKRFDSNGRKGKLGPSANRSVESLPSKLSRYD; translated from the coding sequence ATGTCGGAAAGTAGTAACCGTACAGAAAGCAGACCTTCTTCCGAACTGGCTCATACGGATTCATTAGCAAGCTCAATGGTTTCAATGGATACAGACGAACATCACGAGCTGTACGATCACAGGCGTCAGCCTGATCATTTACCGGTAGTTGCTGGTGTCGTCAGTGCTCCTAGTAATATGGAAGATAGGTCAAGGGCAGGTTCAAGCGCCTCTTCATCACGTCCACAGATGGCGAAAATTGGTTCACATTTAGGTAGGCAAGGAACGCAGCCCCAACAACCCTCAGCACAGAGAAGGGCTTCCTTTGATACTGATAATTCTCAGGCTTCAAGAGATTCTCAAGAAACTGAAGAGGATGTCTGTTTCCCCATGCCGCCGCAGTTACATACAAGAGTTAATGGAATCGATTTCGATGATATGGAAGAATTTGCGAGAGAATCTCAGCAGGCCAATCAGATGCTTATGCGACAGAATAgggattttgaaaatatgaGACAAGGTCTCGAACCGGTAACAAATAGGAACAACACTGACGACCCCGCCGGCGGTAATGACAACGATGGTAGTGGTGACAATAGAGTTGGCGGTAGCTCGACGTCGACATTTGCCTCAAGTCCAAGTTCATCTGCAGCTTTGAAATATACGCCAAGACCTGCTATAAAGTCTGCTATCAGTACCGGAGAATATAACAACAGTAACACACAGGCTCCTGGTATATCGTTTGGTAATAACAAAgtcgaagaagatgaatttgatgtAAAGAAGGGATCAGCACCTCCGGAATATGAGCTACAAGAGGAGCTCTACGAACCTGAATTTGTTGCTCCCGATagattttcatttttttcgtCAGAAAGTGAAGAAACTGTTCATGCTACTAGTATTCCAGGCCTAACTAAACCAGGCCAAGCCTTTGCAGAATTGTTTCGTAATGGTGAACCTACGTGGTGGCTAGATTGCTCTTGTCCTACGGACGATGAAATGAGATGTATTGCAAAGGCATTCGGAATCCATCCTTTGACTGCAGAGGATATTAGAATGCAGGAAACCCgtgaaaaagttgaattgttcaaatcGTACTATTTCGTTTGTTTCCATACTTTCGAAAGTGATCACGAATCGCAAGATTTCTTGGAACCCATTAATGTTTACATCGTGGTTTTCCGTTCAGGTGTATTGACGTTCCATTTCGGTCCAATTTCTCACTGTGCTAACgtgagaagaagagttaGACAATTGAGGGACTATGTTAATGTCAATTCTGATTGGTTATGTTATGCTTTGATCGATGATATTACAGATAGTTTTGCCCCTGTGATTCAATCACTGGAGTACGAAGCCGATGCTATTGAAGATTCGGTATTTATGGCAAGGGATCTTGATTTCTCCAGAATGCTACAGAGAATTGGTGAAAGTAGAAGGAAGACAATGACCCTTATGAGGCTTCTAAGTGGTAAGGCAGATGTTATTAAGATGTTTGCTAAGAGATGTCAGGATGAAGCTAATGGTATTGGACCCGCCCTCACGTCTCAAATTAATATCGCCAATTTGCAATCTGGTGGtattaataataacaaaatTAACCACAATTTTGCCAATACGATTCAGCCTAGAGGTGACATTGCTCTTTATCTTGGTGATATTCAGGACCATTTGCTCACCatgtttcaaaatttatcTGCCTATGagaagattttttcaagatcTCATTCCAATTACCTGGCTCAGTTGCAAGTggaatctttcaattccaataaCAAGGTTACTGAAATGTTGGGTAAAGTTACAACTTTAGGTACTATGCTTGTTCCACTAAATTTGATTACAGGTTTATTCGGTATGAACGTCAGAGTACCAGGTGTTGATGCGAAAGGCCTGGGTTGGTGGTTTGGTATTTTGGGTGTTATGATCTTTTTAGGGATATCTGCATGGTTCGGTGCTTCTTATTGGATTAAAAGAATCGACCCTCCAAGGACTCTAAATGATGCTGCAGAAAGTGGTGCTAGATCGGTTATTTCAGGATTTCTACCTCGTGGCCGTCGTGGTAAGCGTTTCGATTCAAATGGTCGCAAGGGTAAATTGGGTCCATCTGCTAACCGTTCGGTGGAAAGTCTGCCATCGAAATTGAGTCGTTACGATTAA
- the STB1 gene encoding Stb1p (some similarities with uniprot|P42845 Saccharomyces cerevisiae YNL309W) — translation MTPEKEKQIASRILERAELAQMTRQLRLNLGKASEKRKGDPDITEAIRKVSPRKTLGATPRGNSSSNKPKDSGTPPPPPPPSRDANILRAPATPRATKDDDVGADLLMYLATSPCASTTTTTNRKGPSTPNGFSPDETTVRLSHLKNSNPVSSPFKVSDSPMVYTLRGAHPSTPGRSELRFNMGDYVHNLFSPSPGFSNGIHTTPLSMEKPQTSNLLGNSSPGGHLKPSRFVRREDTSGNAVDSADTSAMEQRIDNDGGTHTDGSNGTTAGTGKNLAAEGTV, via the coding sequence ATGACACCTGAGAAGGAGAAACAGATAGCCTCGAGGATTCTCGAGAGGGCAGAATTAGCCCAGATGACGAGGCAACTACGGCTAAATCTGGGTAAAGCTAGTGAAAAGAGGAAAGGCGACCCTGATATTACAGAGGCAATCAGAAAAGTTTCTCCCAGAAAGACTCTGGGCGCAACTCCAAGAGGTAACAGTAGCAGTAATAAACCTAAGGACTCCGGTACGCCACCACCGCCACCACCGCCTTCGAGAGACGCTAATATATTGCGCGCTCCTGCAACGCCAAGAGCCACTAAGGATGACGACGTTGGTGCAGACCTACTGATGTATCTAGCAACGTCACCGTGTGCATCTACAACTACTACAACTAATAGAAAGGGACCTTCGACGCCAAATGGGTTTTCACCGGATGAAACGACAGTACGTCTATCgcatctgaaaaattccaatcCAGTATCATCGCCGTTCAAGGTTAGCGACTCACCAATGGTATATACTCTAAGAGGTGCACATCCATCGACTCCCGGCAGGTCCGAATTGAGGTTTAATATGGGTGATTACGTTCACAATTTGTTCAGTCCGTCTCCTGGTTTCAGCAATGGTATCCATACAACACCGCTGTCTATGGAAAAGCCACAAACCTCGAATTTACTGGGTAACAGTTCGCCGGGTGGACATTTGAAACCTAGTAGATTTGTGAGAAGAGAAGATACGAGTGGCAATGCGGTGGACAGCGCCGATACCTCTGCGATGGAGCAAAGGATCGACAACGACGGCGGCACTCATACTGACGGTTCTAATGGGACTACAGCTGGTACTGGAAAGAACTTAGCCGCCGAGGGTACCGTCTAG
- the ZIM17 gene encoding Zim17p (similar to uniprot|Q75AU3 Ashbya gossypii ADL173C ADL173Cp and weakly similar to YNL310C uniprot|P42844 Saccharomyces cerevisiae YNL310C ZIM17 Essential component of the mitochondrial import system zinc finger protein that may act with Pam18p to facilitate recognition and folding of imported proteins by Ssc1p (mtHSP70) in the mitochondrial matrix), whose amino-acid sequence MFRLSLNVCRRLIKPTRIVRPSLIPSYIPRHRHFHTSTRWLQNKTPIGKVDKPMMMIAFTCKKCNDRSSHTMSKQAYTKGTVLIQCPSCQVRHLIADHLKIFSDEHITIEDILRAKGESASLTADDLAFEDIPESLKDVLGKYAKDKKHDDE is encoded by the coding sequence ATGTTTCGTCTAAGTCTAAATGTGTGCCGCCGCTTAATAAAACCTACTAGAATCGTAAGACCATCTCTTATACCATCGTATATCCCACGCCACCGTCATTTCCATACTTCCACAAGATGGCTACAGAACAAGACTCCTATTGGCAAAGTGGATAAGCCCATGATGATGATCGCATTTACATGTAAAAAATGTAACGATCGTTCGTCTCACACCATGTCCAAACAAGCTTACACAAAGGGTACTGTTTTAATCCAATGTCCATCCTGTCAAGTAAGACATCTAATCGCTGATCATCTCAAGATTTTCAGCGATGAGCACATCACTATTGAAGATATATTGAGGGCTAAAGGTGAATCAGCATCGCTGACCGCGGATGATCTGGCATTTGAAGACATTCCTGAAAGCTTAAAGGATGTCTTGGGTAAATATGCAAAGGATAAGAAACATGATGACGAATAA
- the SKP2 gene encoding putative SCF ubiquitin ligase complex subunit SKP2 (similar to uniprot|P42843 Saccharomyces cerevisiae YNL311C F-box protein), with protein sequence MRRLQLFGRNKSQPSQAKVSEESVSASSPPSSLGFLEFSNDVLCRILNHLDTNTLLSLCQVHSRLYTLVSNQFLYKHVKLEDKFSLLKFNVLIHGEFRTSNVINSRKSNTESRNARFLVQTIEFKDPQCQDSLLKYSKFHRPNESLIGGTYLLDTNHIPTRDDRTARYIQYTYIELMLDIIDYLPNLRHIILSHVQPGFKIPLWYSAFNDGSRDFFKKIIKDQQSINSNDLRAFEVSTKFVTDYEAKFYSLPRIKTLEIRASKDKGSKNQVALRYNMLSCFGVIDHLVLENLVVDTESLDTPMEFIPFHLRLDPSGVYDLHSPVHALTLKSCTIVPGNGILRLVHDYFKCVRSLQLLDLTSKYDMLICSCFSSLTDLTIDCSSHCFTHEKLVSDSYYQTDETANYDDDCDRDSLAETLLDVPEDHTLSAPPPTTPVVISLNLGYLSRNPGNDPERSKKQIALITKSQNEFFSQLGIPKFHICYHYYKQLWDRLPRKNINVNIINIPFTNVYPLSPELYCEKIISSLDDDQQTLIGANMDDPAEMRHYYWDESVRSCIRAKIDVLLSRGQHGDITADEVLQNTKDEALNNYKNSKVFADIPNINLWCFLKSLSKFKSVKIQMLRRWLFCTPRSRYDWELLLRPVLNVDVPIEVRDKDGFVLYSYGSVKKA encoded by the coding sequence ATGAGAAGATTACAGCTATTTGGAAGGAATAAATCTCAGCCGTCGCAAGCAAAAGTAAGCGAAGAGAGCGTATCAGCATCGTCACCTCCCTCTTCACTAGGGTTTTTAGAATTCTCCAATGATGTTTTATGCCGGATCTTGAACCATTTAGATACAAATACGTTACTAAGCCTGTGTCAAGTTCATTCTCGACTGTATACATTGGTATCCAATCAGTTCCTCTATAAACATGTCAAATTAGAGGATAAATTCTCATTACTCAAATTTAACGTTTTGATCCATGGTGAGTTTAGAACCAGTAACGTCATTAATAGTAGGAAATCTAACACAGAGAGTCGAAATGCTCGGTTTTTAGTGcaaacaattgaatttaaGGATCCTCAATGTCAAGATTCACTTTTGAAATATAGCAAATTCCACAGACCTAATGAATCGCTGATCGGTGGTACTTACCTATTGGATACTAATCACATCCCGACTCGAGATGACCGTACAGCTCGATATATCCAGTATACCTATATTGAACTGATGCTAGACATTATCGATTATCTGCCGAATCTCAGACATATCATTTTAAGCCATGTCCAGCCAGGATTCAAGATCCCTCTGTGGTACTCTGCATTTAACGATGGGTCAAGagatttctttaaaaaaattataaaGGATCAACAATCGATCAATAGTAATGATTTGAGAGCATTTGAAGTGTCTACGAAATTTGTGACCGACTATGAAGCAAAGTTCTATTCATTGCCTCGTATCAAGACGTTAGAAATTAGAGCATCCAAGGATAAAGGAAGCAAAAATCAAGTTGCGTTGAGATATAACATGCTTTCATGTTTTGGTGTGATCGATCACTTGGTTCTGGAGAACCTTGTAGTGGACACAGAGTCGCTGGATACACCAATGGAGTTTATTCCGTTCCATTTGAGGTTAGACCCTTCTGGAGTTTACGATTTACATTCTCCTGTACATGCACTGACGTTAAAATCGTGTACCATAGTACCTGGTAATGGTATATTACGTCTTGTGCACGATTATTTCAAATGCGTTAGATCTTTACAGTTGCTGGATCTGACTAGCAAATATGATATGCTAATTTGTAGCTGTTTCAGCTCTCTAACCGATTTAACAATTGACTGTAGTAGTCATTGTTTCAcacatgaaaaattggttagTGATTCGTATTATCAAACTGATGAGACAGCCAATTATGACGATGATTGTGATCGTGATTCATTGGCGGAAACGTTATTAGATGTGCCCGAAGACCATACGCTATCAGCGCCTCCACCAACGACACCCGTGGTCATATCATTAAATCTGGGATACTTATCGAGAAATCCGGGAAATGATCCAGAACGTAGTAAGAAGCAAATTGCATTAATTACCAAATCTCAAAACGAATTCTTCAGTCAACTGGGGATTCCTAAATTTCACATttgttaccattactaTAAACAGCTTTGGGATAGGCTACCACGTAAAAACATTAACGttaacatcatcaacattCCATTCACAAATGTTTATCCATTATCACCGGAGCTCTATTGTGAAAAGATAATTTCCTCCTTAGATGACGATCAACAGACTTTAATCGGTGCAAATATGGATGATCCTGCTGAAATGAGACATTACTATTGGGATGAGTCAGTGCGTAGCTGTATTAGAGCCAAAATAGATGTACTCTTAAGTCGGGGTCAACACGGTGACATTACCGCTGATGAAGTTCTACAAAATACAAAAGATGAAGCTCTTAATAATTATAAAAACTCTAAAGTGTTTGCAGATATACCCAATATTAATTTGTGGTGCTTCCTGAAATCGTTATCGAAATTTAAATCAGTAAAGATTCAAATGCTACGACGCTGGTTATTTTGTACGCCAAGGTCAAGGTATGATTGGGAATTGCTGCTTAGACCTGTACTTAACGTCGATGTACCCATTGAAGTTCGCGATAAGGACGGGTTTGTGCTCTACTCATACGGATCAGTTAAAAAAGCttaa
- the GAS4 gene encoding 1,3-beta-glucanosyltransferase (similar to uniprot|Q08271 Saccharomyces cerevisiae YOL132W GAS4 Putative 1,3-beta-glucanosyltransferase has similarity to Gas1p localizes to the cell wall) has product MGTLKFWRLFLFAIYLKLVYGYIAPIAIDGKQFVYSITGEPFFIKGVDYQPGGSSEVTGENDPLSDPSACARDVVLFQDLGINTIRIYSLNPDLNHDKCMSMLAVAGIYLILDVNSPLQNQHLNRYEPWTTYNPAYLEHIFRLVEQFSHYNNTLGFFAGNEVVNDKISAQISPPYVKSVIGDMKTYIKTHSPRAIPVGYSAADDLNYRIPLSSYLECAEEESASLSVDFYGVNSYQWCGRQTIQTSGYDQLVDAYKNYTKPVFFSEFGCNKVLPRTFDEVQALFSEHMFTTFSGGLVYEFSQEDNNYGLVDINSNGTVKVLNDFDSLKKHYKTISLPNSDQVSSAIAKDGEINQQAYENKTPSCRARYANLNTEAKVTKGLASSLIKDGVDVAKGEYVDLTEDDLQCTLNIVDDKGNPWKGETKVKIVRDLEPYLGDPKYEGKEKHRKNAGNNLKVPLWSSFAFILFNSMLQVF; this is encoded by the coding sequence ATGGGCAcattaaaattttggcGTTTGTTTCTCTTTGCcatttatttgaaattggtttatGGATACATCGCTCCTATAGCTATTGATGGTAAGCAATTTGTGTATTCAATTACGGGTGAACCATTCTTTATTAAAGGTGTGGATTATCAACCAGGTGGATCATCCGAAGTAACTGGAGAAAATGATCCATTGTCTGATCCATCGGCTTGTGCTCGTGACGTCGTAttatttcaagatttaGGTATCAATACGATAAGAATTTATTCGCTCAATCCTGATCTAAATCATGATAAGTGTATGTCCATGTTAGCTGTAGCAGGGATATATTTGATTTTGGATGTTAATTCACCTTTACAAAATCAACATTTAAATAGATACGAGCCATGGACTACTTACAATCCTGCATATTTGGAACACATTTTTAGGCTCgtggaacaattttctCATTATAACAATACTTTAGGGTTCTTTGCTGGTAATGAAGTCGTCAATGATAAAATCTCTGCGCAGATTTCACCACCTTATGTGAAGAGCGTCATAGGTGATATGAAGACATATATCAAGACGCATTCTCCCAGAGCCATTCCCGTTGGTTATTCGGCAGCAGATGATTTAAACTACCGTATTCCTCTTTCGAGTTATTTGGAGTgtgctgaagaagaatctgCCAGTCTTAGTGTTGATTTCTATGGGGTTAACTCTTATCAATGGTGTGGGCGGCAAACAATTCAGACTTCTGGTTATGATCAACTAGTAGATGCCTACAAGAACTATACAAAACCTGTCTTCTTCTCAGAGTTTGGTTGTAATAAAGTGTTGCCTCGGACTTTCGATGAAGTGCAAGCTCTTTTCTCTGAACATATGTTTACCACTTTTAGCGGTGGTCTTGTGTATGAATTTTCTCAAGAGGATAACAATTACGGTTTAGTCGATATTAATTCTAATGGTACTGTAAAAGTTTTGAATGATTTTGATAGTTTAAAGAAACATTATAAAACAATTTCATTGCCCAATTCTGATCAAGTTTCGAGTGCTATTGCCAAGGATGGTGAGATAAATCAACAAGCTTACGAGAATAAGACACCATCATGCAGAGCTAGGTATGCAAATTTGAATACGGAGGCTAAGGTGACCAAAGGGTTGGCTAgttctttgatcaaagatgGTGTGGATGTAGCGAAAGGTGAATACGTCGATCTAACTGAAGATGATCTACAATGTACGCTAAATATCGTTGATGATAAAGGTAATCCTTGGAAAGGGGAGACTAAAGTGAAAATAGTTAGAGATCTAGAGCCGTACTTGGGTGATCCTAAATACGAGGGTAAAGAAAAACATAGGAAAAATGCTGGTAACAATCTCAAAGTACCACTATGGTCATCATTCGCTTTCATATTATTTAACAGTATGCTTCAAGTGTTTTAA